From a region of the Mercurialis annua linkage group LG1-X, ddMerAnnu1.2, whole genome shotgun sequence genome:
- the LOC126662951 gene encoding protein TRIGALACTOSYLDIACYLGLYCEROL 5, chloroplastic: MVLTNFNGVGVGFGFGVGCGFGVGWGFGGVPLNVLGLGAGGGCGVGLGLGWGFGNAFGSKYRSSRVTFQGIEFDSKEETAASGVGESKALLKPAGK; the protein is encoded by the exons ATGGTGCTTACTAATTTCAATGGCGTCGGCGTTGGATTTG gtTTTGGCGTCGGCTGTGGCTTCGGTGTGGGATGGGGTTTTGGAG GAGTGCCTTTGAATGTGTTGGGTCTCGGTGCAG GAGGCGGATGCGGGGTTGGTCTAGGCCTTGGATGGGGATTTGGCAATGCATTTGGCAGCAAGTATAGATCATCTAGAGTCACATTCCAGGGCATAGAGTTTGATTCAAAGGAAGAAACTGCTGCCAGTGGCGTCGGCGAGTCTAAAGCTTTGTTAAAACCCGCCGGCAAATAG
- the LOC126662895 gene encoding uncharacterized protein LOC126662895 isoform X1, whose amino-acid sequence MASSFDRWERDPFFSAAEEVQESADRMESTFRTWLHSKREDSSMWNSDELRRDLCTALGTTKWQLDEFQRAVGSTYVKNSSEDARDRHHEFIIAIEDQISKIELSLQECSISEGKSPMSPWVRLDEGESNELALFLSGSSVFGVNSSNTKNHSQEERMSKETTADFLKTLNHAVEKPHGHRRTASASADIGSWKIAIAEVSCIPDDSNAQPLQPPRKVPSFSGFLSSMEYAPKFKWPKNGVRKLKAMDISQDSDIALLRSPQLTKGIHACYEKSKSCLEGCDECYDKQLYGWYGVIQRQLQRSQYQMQYGRSFQVVIWIVLLLCLIAVVAFRAL is encoded by the exons atggcGTCGAGTTTCGATCGGTGGGAGAGAGATCCTTTCTTCTCTGCGGCGGAGGAAGTTCAAGAATCAGCCGACAg GATGGAATCTACATTTAGAACATGGCTGCATTCAAAGAGAGAGGATTCTAGTATGTGGAACTCTGATGAACTCCGCCGTGACCTATGTACTGCGCTTGGCACCACCAAATGGCAG TTAGATGAGTTTCAACGTGCTGTCGGCTCGACTTACGTTAAAAACTCCAGTGAGGATGCAAGAGATAGACATCATGAATTTATCATTGCAATTGAGgatcaaatttcaaaaattgaaCTCTCGTTGCAGGAATGTTCGATTTCAGAGGGGAAATCGCCGATGTCCCCTTGGGTGCGATTAGATGAAGGCGAGAGTAATGAACTTGCGTTGTTTTTGTCCGGGTCATCGGTATTTggagttaatagtagtaataccAAAAATCATAGCCAAGAAGAAAGGATGAGTAAAGAAACGACTGCTGACTTTTTGAAGACCTTGAATCACGCTGTTGAGAAGCCTCACGGGCATAGGAGGACAGCCAGTGCTAGTGCTGACATTGGATCCTGGAAGATTGCAATTGCTGAAGTTAGCTGTATTCCAGATGATTCTAATGCTCAGCCCCTGCAACCCCCAAGAAAGGTACCAAGTTTCTCAGGATTTTTAAGTTCCATGGAGTATGCACCAAAATTCAAGTGGCCAAAGAATGGTGTTAGAAAATTGAAGGCGATGGATATTAGTCAAGATTCTGACATTGCACTCTTGCGCTCTCCGCAGTTGACCAAG GGTATTCACGCATGTTATGAAAAGAGTAAGAGCTGCCTGGAGGGCTGTGATGAATGCTATGACAAGCAACTTTATGGCTGGTATGGAGTGATTCAGAGGCAGCTTCAGCGGTCTCAGTATCAGATGCAGTACGGTCGTTCTTTTCAAGTGGTTATTTGGATCGTACTTCTCCTTTGCTTAATTG CAGTAGTCGCATTCCGGGCACTGTAA
- the LOC126662895 gene encoding uncharacterized protein LOC126662895 isoform X2, translating to MASSFDRWERDPFFSAAEEVQESADRMESTFRTWLHSKREDSSMWNSDELRRDLCTALGTTKWQLDEFQRAVGSTYVKNSSEDARDRHHEFIIAIEDQISKIELSLQECSISEGKSPMSPWVRLDEGESNELALFLSGSSVFGVNSSNTKNHSQEERMSKETTADFLKTLNHAVEKPHGHRRTASASADIGSWKIAIAEVSCIPDDSNAQPLQPPRKVPSFSGFLSSMEYAPKFKWPKNGVRKLKAMDISQDSDIALLRSPQLTKGIHACYEKSKSCLEGCDECYDKQLYGWYGVIQRQLQRSQYQMQYGRSFQVVIWIVLLLCLIVVAFRAL from the exons atggcGTCGAGTTTCGATCGGTGGGAGAGAGATCCTTTCTTCTCTGCGGCGGAGGAAGTTCAAGAATCAGCCGACAg GATGGAATCTACATTTAGAACATGGCTGCATTCAAAGAGAGAGGATTCTAGTATGTGGAACTCTGATGAACTCCGCCGTGACCTATGTACTGCGCTTGGCACCACCAAATGGCAG TTAGATGAGTTTCAACGTGCTGTCGGCTCGACTTACGTTAAAAACTCCAGTGAGGATGCAAGAGATAGACATCATGAATTTATCATTGCAATTGAGgatcaaatttcaaaaattgaaCTCTCGTTGCAGGAATGTTCGATTTCAGAGGGGAAATCGCCGATGTCCCCTTGGGTGCGATTAGATGAAGGCGAGAGTAATGAACTTGCGTTGTTTTTGTCCGGGTCATCGGTATTTggagttaatagtagtaataccAAAAATCATAGCCAAGAAGAAAGGATGAGTAAAGAAACGACTGCTGACTTTTTGAAGACCTTGAATCACGCTGTTGAGAAGCCTCACGGGCATAGGAGGACAGCCAGTGCTAGTGCTGACATTGGATCCTGGAAGATTGCAATTGCTGAAGTTAGCTGTATTCCAGATGATTCTAATGCTCAGCCCCTGCAACCCCCAAGAAAGGTACCAAGTTTCTCAGGATTTTTAAGTTCCATGGAGTATGCACCAAAATTCAAGTGGCCAAAGAATGGTGTTAGAAAATTGAAGGCGATGGATATTAGTCAAGATTCTGACATTGCACTCTTGCGCTCTCCGCAGTTGACCAAG GGTATTCACGCATGTTATGAAAAGAGTAAGAGCTGCCTGGAGGGCTGTGATGAATGCTATGACAAGCAACTTTATGGCTGGTATGGAGTGATTCAGAGGCAGCTTCAGCGGTCTCAGTATCAGATGCAGTACGGTCGTTCTTTTCAAGTGGTTATTTGGATCGTACTTCTCCTTTGCTTAATTG TAGTCGCATTCCGGGCACTGTAA
- the LOC126662895 gene encoding uncharacterized protein LOC126662895 isoform X4, which yields MYCAWHHQMLDEFQRAVGSTYVKNSSEDARDRHHEFIIAIEDQISKIELSLQECSISEGKSPMSPWVRLDEGESNELALFLSGSSVFGVNSSNTKNHSQEERMSKETTADFLKTLNHAVEKPHGHRRTASASADIGSWKIAIAEVSCIPDDSNAQPLQPPRKVPSFSGFLSSMEYAPKFKWPKNGVRKLKAMDISQDSDIALLRSPQLTKGIHACYEKSKSCLEGCDECYDKQLYGWYGVIQRQLQRSQYQMQYGRSFQVVIWIVLLLCLIAVVAFRAL from the exons ATGTACTGCGCTTGGCACCACCAAATG TTAGATGAGTTTCAACGTGCTGTCGGCTCGACTTACGTTAAAAACTCCAGTGAGGATGCAAGAGATAGACATCATGAATTTATCATTGCAATTGAGgatcaaatttcaaaaattgaaCTCTCGTTGCAGGAATGTTCGATTTCAGAGGGGAAATCGCCGATGTCCCCTTGGGTGCGATTAGATGAAGGCGAGAGTAATGAACTTGCGTTGTTTTTGTCCGGGTCATCGGTATTTggagttaatagtagtaataccAAAAATCATAGCCAAGAAGAAAGGATGAGTAAAGAAACGACTGCTGACTTTTTGAAGACCTTGAATCACGCTGTTGAGAAGCCTCACGGGCATAGGAGGACAGCCAGTGCTAGTGCTGACATTGGATCCTGGAAGATTGCAATTGCTGAAGTTAGCTGTATTCCAGATGATTCTAATGCTCAGCCCCTGCAACCCCCAAGAAAGGTACCAAGTTTCTCAGGATTTTTAAGTTCCATGGAGTATGCACCAAAATTCAAGTGGCCAAAGAATGGTGTTAGAAAATTGAAGGCGATGGATATTAGTCAAGATTCTGACATTGCACTCTTGCGCTCTCCGCAGTTGACCAAG GGTATTCACGCATGTTATGAAAAGAGTAAGAGCTGCCTGGAGGGCTGTGATGAATGCTATGACAAGCAACTTTATGGCTGGTATGGAGTGATTCAGAGGCAGCTTCAGCGGTCTCAGTATCAGATGCAGTACGGTCGTTCTTTTCAAGTGGTTATTTGGATCGTACTTCTCCTTTGCTTAATTG CAGTAGTCGCATTCCGGGCACTGTAA
- the LOC126662895 gene encoding uncharacterized protein LOC126662895 isoform X3: protein MESTFRTWLHSKREDSSMWNSDELRRDLCTALGTTKWQLDEFQRAVGSTYVKNSSEDARDRHHEFIIAIEDQISKIELSLQECSISEGKSPMSPWVRLDEGESNELALFLSGSSVFGVNSSNTKNHSQEERMSKETTADFLKTLNHAVEKPHGHRRTASASADIGSWKIAIAEVSCIPDDSNAQPLQPPRKVPSFSGFLSSMEYAPKFKWPKNGVRKLKAMDISQDSDIALLRSPQLTKGIHACYEKSKSCLEGCDECYDKQLYGWYGVIQRQLQRSQYQMQYGRSFQVVIWIVLLLCLIAVVAFRAL from the exons ATGGAATCTACATTTAGAACATGGCTGCATTCAAAGAGAGAGGATTCTAGTATGTGGAACTCTGATGAACTCCGCCGTGACCTATGTACTGCGCTTGGCACCACCAAATGGCAG TTAGATGAGTTTCAACGTGCTGTCGGCTCGACTTACGTTAAAAACTCCAGTGAGGATGCAAGAGATAGACATCATGAATTTATCATTGCAATTGAGgatcaaatttcaaaaattgaaCTCTCGTTGCAGGAATGTTCGATTTCAGAGGGGAAATCGCCGATGTCCCCTTGGGTGCGATTAGATGAAGGCGAGAGTAATGAACTTGCGTTGTTTTTGTCCGGGTCATCGGTATTTggagttaatagtagtaataccAAAAATCATAGCCAAGAAGAAAGGATGAGTAAAGAAACGACTGCTGACTTTTTGAAGACCTTGAATCACGCTGTTGAGAAGCCTCACGGGCATAGGAGGACAGCCAGTGCTAGTGCTGACATTGGATCCTGGAAGATTGCAATTGCTGAAGTTAGCTGTATTCCAGATGATTCTAATGCTCAGCCCCTGCAACCCCCAAGAAAGGTACCAAGTTTCTCAGGATTTTTAAGTTCCATGGAGTATGCACCAAAATTCAAGTGGCCAAAGAATGGTGTTAGAAAATTGAAGGCGATGGATATTAGTCAAGATTCTGACATTGCACTCTTGCGCTCTCCGCAGTTGACCAAG GGTATTCACGCATGTTATGAAAAGAGTAAGAGCTGCCTGGAGGGCTGTGATGAATGCTATGACAAGCAACTTTATGGCTGGTATGGAGTGATTCAGAGGCAGCTTCAGCGGTCTCAGTATCAGATGCAGTACGGTCGTTCTTTTCAAGTGGTTATTTGGATCGTACTTCTCCTTTGCTTAATTG CAGTAGTCGCATTCCGGGCACTGTAA
- the LOC126665308 gene encoding protein arginine N-methyltransferase 2, with the protein MEFYTASEQQGFTIQTAAMKDNSQLLCEASKNGDVNEAKSLISSGADVSFFDTDGFTPLMHAAKHGHTAVVKALLEAGAPWNALSPCNISSGDLAMEEGHQEAFEVLLNAGVQSELILGTIARKGGKKEESDIDYLEDRVSFSEDKLMDAESKAVMMAWEKPLMEAHAKAVCSAGGHVLNIGFGMGLVDSAIQQYSPVNHTIVEAHPEVYERMIRDGWGDKDNVNIVFGRWQDVLPQLRTYDGIFFDTYGEYYEDLREFHQHLPVLLKPGGIYSFFNGLCGGNAFFHVVYCNLVSLELENLGYSTQLIPLPVKDCLGTEVWEGVKHKYWQLDTYYLPVCQSIQDSE; encoded by the exons ATGGAATTTTACACTGCGAGTGAACAGCAGGGTTTCACTATTCAAACCGCAGCCATGAAAGACAACAGCCAACTGCTATGCGAGGCATCAAAAAACGGTGACGTGAACGAAGCTAAATCTCTTATAAGCTCCGGAGCCGATGTTTCCTTCTTCGATACCGATGGCTTCACTCCGCTGATGCACGCCGCCAAGCACGGCCACACCGCCGTCGTCAAAGCGCTTCTCGAAGCCGGTGCTCCCTGGAACGCGTTATCTCCTTGTAATATCTCCTCCGGAGATTTAGCCATGGAGGAAGGTCACCAAGAAGCCTTCGAAGTTCTACTTAATGCTG GAGTTCAATCTGAGTTAATACTAGGAACAATCGCGAGGAAAGGTGGTAAAAAAGAGGAGTCTGATATAGATTATCTAGAAGATAGAGTTAGTTTCAGCGAGGATAAGCTGATGGATGCTGAGAGCAAGGCGGTGATGATGGCTTGGGAGAAACCGTTAATGGAGGCACATGCTAAGGCTGTTTGCTCTGCAGGTGGTCATGTGCTAAATATTGGATTTGGAATGGGGCTAGTTGATTCTGCTATTCAGCAGTATAGTCCCGTTAACCATACCATTGTTGAGGCGCATCCGGAGGTCTATGAACGTATGATTCGCGATGGTTGGGGTGACAAGGATAATGTTAACATTGTGTTTGGTCGGTGGCAGGATGTTCTTCCTCAACTTAGAACATATGATg GTATTTTCTTTGACACTTATGGGGAGTATTATGAGGATTTGAGAGAGTTCCACCAGCATCTTCCTGTATTATTGAAGCCTGGAGGAATTTACTCATTCTTCAACGGACTTTGCGGAGGTAATGCATTTTTCCATGTTGTTTACTGTAATCTCGTTTCTCTAGAGCTGGAGAATTTGGGCTACTCCACACAGTTAATTCCTTTGCCTGTTAAGGATTGTTTAGGGACAGAAGTTTGGGAAGGTGTAAAACACAAGTATTGGCAGCTTGATACATATTACCTTCCGGTCTGTCAGTCTATTCAAGACTCTGAATGA